One window from the genome of Ananas comosus cultivar F153 linkage group 13, ASM154086v1, whole genome shotgun sequence encodes:
- the LOC109719466 gene encoding zinc finger protein ZAT12-like: MKRSFGFVGEGEGEGEGESIGTMAGVLMLISRSSGGRGHVCVDRVFECKTCNRRFPSFQALGGHRASHKKPRPGPAAAVDGDGAKPKMHECSICGLEFAIGQALGGHMRRHRPVAAATAASAVAPAEFGFPRGALSEKKKRELWFDLNVSPPEAAEDAAVLGFTFELLDKGPIVVG, encoded by the coding sequence ATGAAGAGATCGTTCGGATTCGttggcgagggcgagggcgagggcgagggggaGAGCATCGGCACGATGGCCGGCGTGCTGATGCTCATATCACGCAGCAGCGGCGGGCGCGGCCACGTGTGCGTGGACCGGGTGTTCGAGTGCAAGACCTGCAACCGGCGGTTCCCGTCGTTCCAGGCGCTGGGCGGCCACCGGGCCAGCCACAAGAAGCCGCGGCCGGGGCCTGCTGCGGCGGTCGACGGAGACGGTGCAAAGCCGAAGATGCACGAGTGCTCGATATGCGGGCTCGAGTTCGCCATCGGGCAGGCACTCGGCGGCCACATGCGGCGCCACCGCCCTGtcgctgccgccaccgccgcttCTGCGGTGGCCCCTGCGGAGTTCGGGTTCCCGCGGGGAGCGCTTtcggagaaaaagaagagggagCTGTGGTTCGACCTCAACGTGTCGccgccggaggcggcggaggacgcggCGGTACTGGGTTTCACCTTTGAGCTCTTGGATAAGGGCCCCATAGTGGTGGGATAa
- the LOC109719669 gene encoding BTB/POZ domain-containing protein At5g60050, whose protein sequence is MATAAETFEKLGDGFASLLLLLATSSSLSAPLLLLLLLPREPPLPEALHPLRDDRARGIRRDAASASAAAAAAAAAGGARRVRERVAATVAAEGPGDVELSIASADGARASLSAHRRVLEARSRFFAARLAGVRGAAVELEECADPEAFLGVVGMMYSADARKWLAGEPVERVLALLKVSIDLMVDSGIASCLDYLDSVPWSEDEEEQVVSLLSHLPHHIPAIEVLHRISKEPSASFTSDDILMRVLAAVLQSKDEKARREMKSLLSRLLTEDKKPHTNCEKFELLGEALYHLCHKCLDSLLLVLSEAVSLDKAGQEKGPLMEKIAREADNLQWLVEILISNRIAGEFVSHWADQKELAKLHSKIPCMYRHEISSITAQICIAIGKGHILVSKDVRISLLKTWLEALYEDFGWMRRASRSFDKKMVEDGLCHTILTLPMAQQQEILLRWFDCFLNKKDDCPNMRRAFEVWWRRAFVRPYVGNKDQSHLQIVVCDDPL, encoded by the exons atggCCACCGCCGCCGAAACGTTCGAGAAGCTCGGCGAC GGTTTCgcttccctcctcctcctcctcgccacctcctcctccctctccgcccccctcctcctcctactcctaCTCCCCCGCGAGCCACCCCTCCCCGAAGCGCTCCACCCTCTTCGAGATGATCGCGCGCGAGGAATCCGCCGCGACGCGGCATCCGcatccgccgccgcagcagcagcagcagcagcagggggCGCTCGCCGGGTTCGGGAGAGGgtggcggcgacggtggcggcggagggCCCCGGCGACGTGGAGCTCTCGATCGCCTCCGCCGACGGGGCCCGGGCCTCGCTCTCGGCGCACCGCCGCGTCCTCGAGGCGCGGAGCCGGTTCTTCGCGGCGCGGCTCGCCGGGGTCCGCGGCGCCGCGGTGGAGCTCGAGGAGTGCGCGGATCCCGAGGCGTTCCTCGGGGTGGTGGGGATGATGTACTCCGCGGACGCGAGGAAGTGGCTCGCGGGGGAGCCCGTGGAGAGGGTTCTCGCACTGCTCAAg GTTTCTattgatctaatggttgattCTGGAATCGCGTCATGCCTCGACTACTTGGATTCCGTACCTTGGTCTGAGGATGAGGAGGAACAAGTGGTATCCCTTCTTAGTCATCTCCCTCATCATATTCCGGCAATCGAAGTCCTACATAGAATTTCTAAGGAGCCTTCCGCATCTTTTACTTCTGACGACATTCTAATGAGGGTTTTGGCTGCTGTCCTACAATCGAAGGACGAGAAAGCTCGTCGAGAAATGAAGTCCTTGTTATCTCGGTTGCTTACCGAGGATAAAAAACCTCACACCAACTGTGAAAAGTTTGAGCTTTTGGGAGAAGCCCTTTACCACCTCTGCCACAAATGTCTCGATTCTTTGTTGCTAGTACTGTCTGAGGCTGTGAGTTTAGATAAAGCCGGACAGGAAAAGGGGCCTCTAATGGAAAAAATAGCTCGCGAAGCCGATAACTTGCAGTGGCTTGTTGAGATTCTAATTAGTAATAGGATTGCCGGCGAGTTTGTCTCTCATTGGGCTGATCAAAAGGAGCTTGCTAAACTTCATTCGAAGATCCCCTGTATGTATAGACACGAGATTAGCTCGATCACTGCTCAGATTTGTATTGCGATTGGTAAAGGCCACATTTTAGTGTCCAAGGATGTGAGGATTTCTCTCTTAAAGACGTGGTTAGAAGCTCTTTACGAAGACTTTGGTTGGATGAGAAGGGCTTCTAGGAGCTTTGATAAGAAGATGGTGGAGGATGGGCTTTGCCATACTATTCTGACACTGCCGATGGCCCAACAACAAGAAATCTTATTGAGATGGTTCGATTGTTTTCTTAACAAAAAGGATGATTGCCCAAACATGCGAAGAGCTTTTGAAGTGTGGTGGAGAAGAGCATTTGTTAGGCCATATGTGGGGAATAAGGATCAATCTCATTTGCAGATTGTTGTTTGCGATGATCCGTTATGA
- the LOC109719465 gene encoding NEDD8-specific protease 1 produces the protein MPPTISKPTTSTSAASSADDKILSYGDVVLRRSDLSILRGPHYLNDRLIDFFFAHLSSSFSGAGDILSGGGRGGDRLLLVSPSVAFWIANAPDAADAVEPLRLRDRDLALFAVNDNPDVALAEGGSHWSLLVYHAAAREFVHHDSGRGLNRGPAARLYGALKGFVGEGDDEARLVEGPTPQQGNGYDCGFFVLAIAMAVCDWYRKGRRDEEGERWFSDLRKDVDGNAARELRVSSKRAEGVVVFHRISRSLSPCRTAILDFWRRSMKSEVGRSVYEHRSSTFGGDR, from the exons ATGCCTCCCACCATTTCCAAAcccaccacctccacctccgctGCATCCTCCGCCGACGATAAGATCCTCAGCTATGGCGACGTGGTCCTTCGCCGCTCCGATCTCTCCATCCTCCGCGGCCCCCACTACCTCAACGATCGCCTCATCGACTTCTTCTTCGcccacctctcctcctccttctccggcgccggcgACATCCTCAGCGGCGGTGGACGCGGAGGCGATCGCCTCCTCCTCGTCTCGCCCTCCGTCGCCTTCTGGATCGCCAACGCACCCGACGCCGCCGACGCCGTGGAGCCCCTCCGCCTCCGCGACCGCGACCTCGCGCTCTTCGCCGTCAACGACAACCCCGACGTCGCCCTCGCCGAGGGCGGATCCCACTGGAGCCTCCTCGTATACCACGCCGCCGCGCGCGAGTTCGTCCACCACGACAGCGGCCGCGGCCTGAACCGCGGCCCCGCCGCGCGGCTCTACGGCGCGCTCAAGGGCTTCGTCGGCGAAGGGGACGACGAGGCGCGGCTCGTCGAGGGCCCCACGCCGCAGCAGGGCAACGGCTACGATTGCGGTTTCTTCGTTCTGGCGATCGCGATGGCGGTGTGCGATTGGTATCGCAAGGGGCGTAGGGAcgaagagggagagaggtggTTCTCCGATTTGAGGAAGGACGTGGATGGAAATGCAGCTCGCGAGCTGAGAG TGTCAAGTAAGCGGGCCGAGGGCGTGGTTGTGTTTCACCGGATCAGCAGAAGTCTCTCACCTTGCCGAACTGCGATCCTCGACTTTTGGAGGAGATCGATGAAGTCTGAGGTCGGTCGCAGCGTCTACGAACACCGATCCTCGACTTTTGGAGGAGATCGATGA
- the LOC109719668 gene encoding wiskott-Aldrich syndrome protein homolog → MDQERPYNSGSGGSGKIKSSGAAGAASKLIPHLPRDSRGSLEVFNPSSFSPSAAARPSPSSPFSAWQQPHHASQSPAAPPPPGAADDGDGGGGGGGGVAAPWMALPRAPPPPPPPPPPPPAQRISAEAEAEGEVGAAAQRRRSGGWCLKTDEETGRRRRGERRDS, encoded by the exons ATGGATCAGGAACGTCCGTACaacagcggcagcggcggcagcgggaAGATAaagtcgtcgggtgctgcaggagCAGCTTCGAAGCTGATCCCACACCTCCCCCGCGACTCCCGCGGCTCACTCGAGGTTTTCAACCCCTCCTCCTTCTCCCCGTCGGCCGCCGCTCGCCCCAGCCCCTCCTCCCCCTTCTCGGCGTGGCAGCAGCCCCACCACGCCTCCCAATCCCCCGCCGCGCCGCCCCCTCCCGGCGCCGCCGatgacggcgacggcggcggcggcggcggcggcggggtcgCAGCGCCATGGATGGCCCTCCCCagagctcctccgcctccgccgccgccgccgccgccgccgccggcgcagAGGATatcggcggaggcggaggcggagggggaggTGGGGGCGGCGGCGCAGAGGCGGCGGAGTGGGGGCTGGTGCTTGAAGACGGACGAGGAGACGGGGCGCCGCAGG AGGGGGGAGAGGCGGGATTCCTAG
- the LOC109719378 gene encoding phototropin-1A has product MYASAGFFNMTGYTSKEVIGRNCRFLQGSGTDPEEIAKIRQTLAAGSNYCGRILNYKKDGTPFWNLLTIAPIKDEDGNVLKFIGMQVEVSKYTEGSKDTMVRPNGLPESLIRYDERQKNTARSSVSELLLAVKQSRTLSESTNNPFGTKSEGGGEMTRPEIPGRRNSDNAGGVRRNSRGGMRSSLQKISELPERGNKSRKSGLRSFMGLIGMGNANAEKHQLEVPMEDDAVMESDDERPESFDNEARKKEMRKGIDLATTLERIEKNFVITDPRLPDNPIIFASDSFLELTEYSREEILGRNCRFLQGPETDRETVRKIRDAIDNQRDVTVQLINYTKSGKKFWNLFHLQPMRDQKGEVQYFIGVQLDGSEHVEPLHNSIPEDTAKEGAKLVKETADNVDDAMRELPDANLKPEDLWAKHSKVVLPKPHMRDNSSWKAIQKVLEGGEKIGLKHFKPVKPLGSGDTGSVHLVQLLETGEYFAMKAMDKNVMLNRNKVHRATAEREILDMLDHPFLPTLYASFQTKTHICLITDYCPGGELFLLLDRQPMKVLREDAVRFYAAEVIVALEYLHCQGIIYRDLKPENIMLQRDGHIVLTDFDLSCLTSCKPELLLPDSVDKKKHSKGRIPPVFVAEPMRASNSFVGTEEYIAPEIITGAGHTSAVDWWALGILLYEMFYGYTPFRGKTRQKTFANILHKDLKFPASISVSLPARQLMYRLLHRDPRNRLGSYEGANEIKQHPFFRGINWALVRCMAQPKLDAPLFEDDSAKETKLADVDTPTDMF; this is encoded by the exons ATGTACGCCAGCGCCGGCTTCTTCAACATGACCGGATACACCTCCAAGGAAGTCATCGGCCGCAACTG CCGGTTCCTACAAGGCTCTGGGACTGACCCAGAAGAGATTGCAAAGATAAGACAAACATTGGCGGCTGGATCAAATTATTGCGGTCGCATATTGAATTACAAGAAGGATGGAACACCCTTTTGGAATCTCCTAACTATTGCACCAATCAAGGATGAGGATGGGAATGTTCTCAAGTTCATCGG GATGCAAGTGGAGGTCAGTAAGTACACTGAAGGCAGTAAGGATACAATGGTCCGCCCCAATGGACTGCCAGAGTCTTTGATCCGATACGATG AAAGACAAAAGAATACGGCCCGTAGTTCAGTCTCGGAGCTCCTGCTGGCAGTAAAGCAATCCCGTACACTTTCAGAATCGACGAACAACCCTTTCGGGACGAAATCTGAAGGCGGTGGAGAAATGACTAGGCCGGAAATTCCCGGTAGGAGAAACTCAGACAATGCAGGTGGTGTTCGGCGCAATTCGCGTGGTGGGATGAGAAGTTCGTTGCAGAAGATAAGCGAACTCCCCGAAAGAGGGAATAAGTCCAGAAAATCAGGCCTACGTTCCTTTATGGG GCTTATCGGCATGGGCAATGCAAATGCGGAAAAGCATCAGTTGGAAGTTCCAATGGAGGATGATGCGGTGATGGAAAGTGATGACGAAAGACCGGAGAGCTTTGACAATGAAgcgagaaaaaaagagatgagaAAGGGTATCGACTTGGCTACAACACTTGAACGTATCGAGAAGAACTTTGTCATCACTGATCCGAGATTGCCCGACAATCCTATT ATATTTGCGTCGGATAGTTTCCTCGAATTAACTGAATATAGTCGTGAAGAGATATTGGGAAGAAACTGCAG GTTCCTCCAAGGTCCTGAAACAGACCGAGAAACAGTTAGAAAAATAAGAGACGCAATTGATAACCAACGGGATGTCACCGTCCAACTGATAAATTACACCAAAAGTG GTAAGAAGTTCTGGAATCTTTTTCACTTGCAACCAATGCGTGATCAAAAG GGAGAGGTCCAGTATTTCATTGGAGTTCAGTTGGATGGTAGCGAGCATGTAGAGCCACTTCACAACAGCATTCCGGAGGATACTGCGAAAGAAGGCGCTAAGTTG GTCAAAGAGACAGCAGATAATGTAGATGACGCAATGAGGGAACTTCCAGATGCTAATTTG AAACCTGAAGATTTATGGGCTAAACACTCAAAAGTTGTCCTGCCAAAACCTCATATGAGGGATAATTCATCGTGGAAAGCCATCCAAAAG GTTTTGGAGGGTGGCGAAAAGATTGGTTTGAAACATTTCAAGCCTGTCAAACCTTTGGGATCTGGTGACACTGGCAG TGTGCATTTGGTGCAATTGTTAGAAACGGGAGAGTACTTCGCAATGAAGGCTATGGATAAGAATGTCATGCTTAATCGCAACAAG gTCCACAGAGCTACTGCAGAGAGAGAAATACTTGATATGTTGGATCACCCTTTCCTTCCAACATTATATGCATCTTTTCAG ACTAAGACACATATTTGTCTAATTACTGACTACTGCCCTGGTGGAGAGCTCTTTTTACTTCTAGACAGGCAACCTATGAAGGTCCTCAGGGAAGATGCTGTTAG ATTCTATGCTGCAGAAGTAATTGTCGCACTCGAGTACCTGCACTGCCAAG GTATAATCTATCGAGACCTAAAGCCAGAAAATATCATGCTTCAGAGAGATGGACACATAGTCCTCACAGATTTTGATCTTTCATGTTTGACATCTTGCAAACCAGAG CTCCTGCTTCCCGATTCCGTGGATAAAAAGAAGCATTCAAAAGGACGAATTCCTCCGGTTTTTGTAGCTGAACCAATGCGAGCTTCGAATTCTTTTGTTGGGACTGAAGAATACATTGCACCA GAGATTATCACTGGAGCTGGACATACTAGTGCTGTTGACTGGTGGGCTCTTG GAATCCTTCTCTATGAGATGTTCTATGGCTATACACCATTCAGAGGGAAAACAAGACAAAAAACATTTGCCAATATTCTTCATAAGGATCTTAAATTCCCTGCAAGTATATCG GTAAGTCTTCCAGCAAGACAGTTGATGTACCGATTGTTGCACAGAGACCCCAGAAATCGACTCGGCTCGTATGAAGGAGCTAATGAGATTAAACAACACCCCTTCTTTCGTGGAATCAATTGGGCTCTTGTTCGTTGCATG GCTCAGCCAAAGCTTGACGCACCACTTTTCGAGGATGACTCCGCAAAGGAAACTAAACTTGCAGATGTTGATACTCCAACAGATATGTTCTGA